Proteins from a genomic interval of Quercus robur chromosome 9, dhQueRobu3.1, whole genome shotgun sequence:
- the LOC126698194 gene encoding BTB/POZ domain-containing protein At1g21780: MVDSKVETISRLAQWKIENFGSCSYKKSDPFKVGIWNWHLSIEKNRYLYIRLFPEPSRFSKEQPPLARFVLRVSNTGLNRKPYISPIHERLLRNCEDFVWPVDSTFHGRFIIDVEFLDLKICPVNGGEASSIWPSDGLMKSVAAESTLRCLSRMLEEAIHSDVTINTADGTLRAHKAILSASSPVFQSMFRHNLKEKESSLIYIEDMSLESCTTLLTYLYGTIKQEDFWKHRLALLGAANKYDIADLKDACEESLLEDINSANVLERLQEAWLYQLDRLKKGCLTYLFDFGKIYDVRDEVNNFFRQADRELMLEMFQEVLTVWKPI, translated from the exons ATGGTTGATTCAAAGGTGGAGACGATCTCAAGACTAGCTCAATGGAAAATCGAGAACTTCGGGTCTTGTTCTTACAAAAAGTCTGACCCTTTCAAGGTCGGAATCTGGAACTG GCATTTGTCGATAGAGAAGAATCGGTACCTCTACATTCGTCTATTTCCAGAGCCTTCACGATTCTCCAAGGAACAGCCTCCACTTGCTCGCTTTGTCCTCCGAGTCTCTAACACTGGCCTTAATCGCAAGCCTTACATATCCCCAA TTCATGAGAGACTGCTTCGGAATTGCGAAGACTTTGTTTGGCCAGTTGATTCCACCTTTCATGGTCGCTTCATCATTGATGTTGAGTTTCTGGACCTGAAGATCTGCCCTGTGAAT GGTGGAGAAGCCAGTTCTATATGGCCAAGTGATGGGCTTATGAAGTCTGTGGCAGCCGAAAGCACACTTCGGTGTCTCTCTCGTATGCTTGAGGAGGCTATCCATTCTGATGTGACAATTAACACTGCCGATGGCACTTTAAGAGCTCACAAGGCAATTTTATCAGCAAGTTCCCCTGTGTTTCAAAGCATGTTTCGTCATAACCTAAAGGAAAAGGAATCATCTTTGATCTACATAGAAGACATGTCACTGGAATCCTGCACAACACTTCTCACTTACTTGTATGGAACCATAAAACAAGAAGATTTCTGGAAGCACCGGCTGGCACTACTGGGGGCAGCCAACAAATATGACATTGCTGACCTTAAAGATGCTTGCGAGGAAAGCCTCCTAGAAGACATTAACTCAGCGAATGTGCTTGAGAGGCTGCAAGAGGCTTGGCTTTATCAGTTGGACAGGTTGAAGAAAGGGTGTTTGACATACTTGTTCGACTTTGGCAAGATATATGATGTTAGAGATGAGGTTAATAACTTTTTCAGGCAAGCAGACAGGGAACTAATGCTGGAGATGTTCCAAGAGGTGCTTACAGTTTGGAAGCCTATATAA